The genomic DNA ACACCGGCGGCCATCACCCAACAAACGCCCAGCCCAGCCGAGAACCATCAGCCCGGCAGCTAACGTAGCAAAGGCCAACGGCGCAGGTTTCGGCCGCCCGCCGCGAATCCACCCGAGTAGAGGACCGAAGGTTCGGCAGTTTGCATAGCCCAGGCCATCGGCCTGGGTGGGCAGGCGTCCCACGCGAATTCCCCCGAGCTGAGGACCAAAGGTTCGGCGATTTACATAGCCCAGGCCATCGGCCTGGGAGCCAGGCGTCCCACACGAATTCCCCCCCCGAGTCGAGGACCGAAGGTTCGGTGGTTTGCCCGCCTCTTCCCAACTGCCTGGCCTTCAGCCCTAACCGTTTTGCGCTGCGGCCCGATCACCCAGGCCGTTGGCCTGGGCTATGCAAATTGTCGAGCCTTCGGCCCAGGGGCACCTTGTCGGGCCTTCAGCCCTAACCGATTTGCGCCGCGGTCCGGTTACCCAGGCCGTTGGCCTGGGCTATGCAAATCGCCGAGCCTTCGGCCCTTGGAGAACAAATTGCCGGGACGGTGCCCCAACGTACGCGAAATGTTTGGGAGTATAGAGGCGATTTGGCTTCACGCTCCGGCATCTTCGTGTCTGTGAATCCATTGTTGGAGGATTGTCGCTATGTCGCAGTCGCTTGCTCAGGTCTGGCTCCACATCGTTTTCTCCACCAAAGAGCGTCGTCCGTTCCTGCAAGATGATGCGGTTCGCGACGAAATGTTCTGCATGTTGGCATATCGAGTGAAGGAGGCGAAGTGCTTCAGTGCATCGGTTGGTGGGCATTTTGATCATGTTCACCTGTTGGTTGGCCTGGCGAGAACCGTCACCATCGCAAATTTGGTCGAACACATCAAAACCGAAACCTCACAATGGGCGAAAACAGCCAAAAACTGCTCGTCCCGTTTCTCGTGGCAAGCTGGATATGGCGCGTTTTCGGTCAGTCATTCCCAGCGGGGAGTGGTCGATGCGTACATTCGGAATCAGGAGCAACACCACCAACGGTTGGGATTCAGAGATGAGTTCAGAGCCATTTGCAAGCGACATGAAATTGAAATCGACGAGCGTTACGTGTGGGATTAACGCTCCAGAAAGCGATTTCTGTAGGACCGAAGGTTCGGCAATTTGCATAGCCCAGGCCAACGGCCTCGGGTGGGCAGGCGTCGAACACGAATTCCCGCGAGTCGAGGACCGAAGGTCCGGCGATTTGCATAGCCCAGGCCATCGGCCTGGATGGGCAGGCGTCCGACGCGAATTCCCGCGAGTCGAGGACCGAAGGTCCGGCAATTTGCATAGCCCAGGCCAACGGCCTGGGTGGGCAGGCGTCGAACACGAATTCCCGCGAGTCGAGGACCAAAGGTCCGGCAATTTGCATAGCCCAGGCCATCGGCCTGGGAGCCAGACGCCCCACACGAATTCCCGCGAGTCGAGGACCAAAGGTCCGGCAATTTGCATCGCCCAGGCCATCGGCCTGGGGGCCAGGCGCCCCACACGAATTCCCCCCGAGTCGAGGACCGAAGGTCCGGTGGTTTGTCCGCCTCTTCCCAGTTGTCGGGCCTTCAGCCCTAACCGTTTTGCGCCGCGGTCCGGTTACCCAGGCCGTTGGCCTGGGCTATGCAAATTGCCGAGCCTTCGGCCCTCGGACACGTTGCCGGGCCTTCGGCCCTAACCGATTTACGCTGCGGCCCGATTACCCAGGCCGTTGGCCTGGGCTATGCAAATTGTCGAGCCTTCGGCCCTGGGGATTCTTATTGGGCCTTCGGCCCTGACGGCGTAAGTCGGCTAGCCTTTGGGCCCTGGGAATAGATCGGGCCGGAAGATGTGGCTTAGCCCAACAGGACGGCGCCGTGATCGGCGTTGCAGCGGTCGACGACGTCGCCTCGCATTGCGTCGGCTTGAGCATTGGTTAGCGTGCTGTCGGGGCTTTGCAGATCGATGCTCATCAGGATCCGCTTCTTCCCTTCGCCATCTTTTGCTGGATCGCGGTAGGTTTCGACATACTTGAGGTCGGCTAAAACGGGGCCGACGGCGGCCCGGACGCTGGCGGCCAGATCGACCCAGCGGATCGCTTCGTCGACGACAAGGTTCAGGTCGCGTGAGACCGATGGGAAGGGGCTGACGCTGCGGAACTGAGGGACCAGGTGCGCCGCGGCGAGCATCGCGTCGAGGTTCAGTTCGAAACAGGTCGTTGTTTTTTCGAGCTTCAAGCTCTTCTGGACCGCTGGGCACAGCTGACCGACGTATCCGATCAATTCGCCTGCGATCGTCAGTTCGATCGACCAGGCTTTATCGAGCCCGTGTACTTCGACTTGGCGAACGTCGGGAACCGCGGCGATTCCCAGTCGTCGCAACAGCGTCTCGACGATCCCTTTGACTTGATAGAAGTCCTGCCCCGAAACGCCGGCGACGCAGTACTGCTCTTCGGGTAAGCCGTCGACTTCCGCTGGCGGAACGTAGATGTGAGCGACTTCGAACAGTTCCGCATCGGCGCCGGAGGCAGCTTGGTTAGCGTGCCGGCTGTCCAGCAAGCTTGGCAGGATGCTGCGGCGGAGCGTCTTGGCTCCCTTTAAAAGTGCCGTTTCTGTTGTCAGCGGCTGGCGATCGGTCCAGGGGCTGACGAGTTCATCGGTGTCAGCTGGAACGACGCTAGGTGTCATCGCTTCGCTGATTCCCGATCCGACAAGGACGTCGCGGATCTTGGAGACCGCTTCGTCAAACGGACGCTTCTGGCTGGGGGCGACCGGGATCGGGCTGTCGTCGGGAATTTTTTCGTAGCCGTAGATCCGCGCGATCTCTTCGATCAGATCGATCTCGCGCGTCAGGTCGTGCCGCCACGACGGCGGGCAGGTGTGGATCTTGTCGACATCCGCAGTCTGCTCATCGCAGCCCAGCGCGGTGAGGATCTTGCGGATCTCGTCGTCGGGGACTTTGACGCCCAGGACGCGTTCGACTTGCGCTAGCCGCAGGCAGACGTTGGTCGGTGCGGGGAGTTGTGGTTCCGTATCGACAACACCCTGCTCCAGCGTTCCGCCAGCGATTTCGAGGATCAATTCGCAGCAACGACGACTGGCCCAATCGACGCCTTGCGGATCGACGCGCCGCTCAAAACGGAACGACGACGGACTGTGCAGTTTCAACTTGCGAGCGGTCCGGCGGACGCTGAGCGGCGTGAAGACGGCCGATTCGATCAACAGATTGGTCGTCGACTCGGTGACTTCGGACGACGCGCCACCCATCACTCCCGCGACTGCAACGGCGCGATCGCGATCGGCAATCACACACATCTCCGGATCCAACGTGTACGTTTTGTGATCGATCGCTTCGATCTCTTCCTCGGGCCGAGCCGGGCGGACGACGATCTCATCGCCAGCCAGCTTGGCGAGGTCAAACGCGTGCAGCGGTTGGCCGCATTCCATCAGGACAAAATTGGTGATGTCGACGACATTGTTGACACTGCCGATGCCGACAGCACGCAGTGCGTCGACCAGCCAATCGGGGCTAGGGCCAACTTTGACGCCGCGGATCACGCGAGCTGTATAGCGCGGGCAGGCGTCGGAAAAAACGTTGGTGACGCGAATCGAATCACTCGCTTTTCCAGACCCTTCAGCCGGTTCGGGCTGCGGCTTGCAGAGCGGTAATTCGTACAGCACCGAGATCTCGCGGGCGACACCGATGTGTCCCAGGCAATCGCCGCGGTTGCTGGTGACTTCCAGGTCGATGACCGTTTCGCCATCGACGACGTCGGTCCCCTCGTGATTCAGCCCCGTCATGCTCAAGCGTTCGGAGAGTTCGGGTTCGGTCATCGGAAGATCGACGTAACGGCGAAGCCAATTCCAAGATACAAGCATCGGGGCAACTCTTCGTGTGTTGGATCAGTCGGTGAAAACGCCGATCAGAACTGGCTGAGGAACCGAATGTCGCCGCTGAAAAGATCGCGGATATCGGTGACCGCATGGCGTCGCATGCAGAGGCGTTCGACGCCCAGGCCAAATGCAAATCCGGTGACCTCTTCGGGGTCATAACCGACTGCGGTGAGAACGGCGGGGTCGACCATGCCGGCGCCGCCAAATTCGATCCAGGAGCCGTTCCACCAGTAATCGACTTCGACGCTCGGTTCGGTGAACGGGAAAAACGACGGCCGGAAGCGGACCTTCACCTCTTCGCCCAGATAGCTGGTGGCGAACATGTTCAGTACGGTCTTCAGGTTGGCCATCGTGACGCCGCGATCGATCAACAGACCTTCCATTTGATGGAACATCGGATAGTGCGTGGCGTCGGCTTCGTCGGGACGGTAGACGCGGCCCAGCGAGATCACGCGGATCGGCGGCTGGCGGTTTTCCATCACGCGTATCTGAACCGTGCTGGTTTGGCTGCGCAGCAACCGGTCCCCTTCGGCGTACGTCTTGCCGCTGCCATTGCGTTCTGCCGTGGCCAGGTAGAAGTTATCCAGCGGATCGCGAGCGGGGTGATCCTCGGGAATGTTCAGAGCGACGAAGTTGTGCCAAGGGTCCTCGACTTCGGGACCTTCGACGACTTCAAAGCCCATCCGCCCCATGATCTCTTTGAGGTGTTCGATCGTCTGAGTGACGGGGTGAACGTGTCCCAAGCGGACAGGATTGCCGGGGAGCGTTGGGTCGGGAGCGGGGCCCGATTTCTGGGCCCGCTGAGAAAGCTGTTCGACAGCTTGTTCGAACGATGCTTGGATGTTCCCCTTGGCCGCGTTGAGTCGCATGCCAGCCGCTTTTTTGTCCGGTCCATCGACCGAACTCATCTGCTGCTGGACCGATTTCAACTGGCCGTTTTTGGCACCGAGAAAACGGATTCGAACTTCTTCGAGTCCGTCGTTATCGGTCGCTTCGCGAAACGCCGCGACCGCTTGGGATTCAAGATCGTCGAGCGATCGAATGAAGTCTGCGAGTGCCATAGGTCCAAGAAATTACTTTCGCGGCTGCCCGGAATCGCCCGGGCTGCGGGGAATCAGCGGCGATCAGGCGATCGCGGCTTTGGCCTGTTCTACGATCGCGTCGAAGGCTTGCGGATCGTGAATTGCCAATTCCGACAGTTGCTTGCGATCGAGTTGGATGTCGGCCTTTTTCAGGCCATGGATGAACTGGCTGTATCGCATGTCGCGTTGTTGACAAGCGGCAGTGATACGGGTGATCCACAGACGACGGAATTCACGTTTCTTGACGCGACGGTCGCGGTAGGCGTACGCACCGCTTCGCAGCAAAGTCTCTTTGACGCTGCGCAACAGGGTTCCGCGGCCACCGACAAAACCTTTGGCGCGTTTAAATAAACGTTTTTTAGCTTGGGTGCGAGCTGCACCTTTAGTCGTACGCATTGATCTTTCCTAGCGTGTTTGGCAACCTCGGGCCGCCCCGCTCTATCGGCGAGACTGTTTCTGCCCGGCTGCTTGGTGAATGGGATTCTTTTCGTTCTGCGGACTGTGCGACGGTCAGCTGCGATTAGTAGCTGTTGCCGTTGAGTGCCGCGTGGATCGTCTTTTCCATGCAAACGTCCATCGCGCCGGTTCCACGCAAATTTCGCTTGCGTTTTTGCGACATGCGGGCTTGCAAGTGGCTAGTGCCGCTCTTGCGGTGCATCGCTTTGCCTGTGGCCGAAAGACGAAAGCGCTTCTTCGTGCCTTTGTGGGTCTTCATTTTGGGCATTTTCGGGAGCCTTTCAAATTATGGATTATGCAACAGTTGCAATCTTCGGTCAGAATGAATCGCGTACTATAGCGATAACAAAGCTTCTTCAAAAGCCCCAATTAGAACTTCCAACGATACTCGATCCGTCCACCAGTCAAATCGCTAGCGTTGTCACGCCAAGCCCACATCCCATCCAGACGGATCAGTGTCCGGTGGCTGATCGGTATTTGGTACCGCGTTCCAAACGCAAGCTCCTCGCCGGCCGCCTTGCGATCGTCCGCATTATTCATCACTCCGACGTAGGCCGCTTCGACAACCCATTGGTGATCAAAGGCGGGGCCCAGCATATTGATGCCGACCGCACCGCCATACGTATTGTTCGCCGTGGCGTCGAGCGTCGGAAAGCCGTTAATCCCATCGGTTTCAAAGTTGATGCCGGTATTTCTTAGCACGCCACCGGCCGCCGCCGCGCGGGCGACCGATTGAGGGCGGCCAAAGCCAGCGAATGCGTTCAGGTACGGTACAAATCGAAGGGCATCTCGCGAGACCCAAGCGTTTTCGATCAGCACCAGAGCTCCATCGGCAGTCCGCTGTTCACGCGGCAGGTCCTGTCCGAAATTGCCGATCACGCGGACGGTGTTCGCCAATCGCCAGAAATACCGCCTCGCAAAACTGAGTGTCACGTTGTGGTAGCTGCGATCGCTGTTCGTGCGGTCATCAACGTAGGCGTAGCCCGATTCGATATAGCCTTCATAGGCTTCGATAAACCAGGCGGTGCCGAACAGATGCGCCGCGTTTTTGTCACCGGGGAAGGCATCGCTGTTGATCTGGTCGACGGCGGCAAAAAATGTTGCGTCGAAGTTGGACCATCGTAGGAATTTGCTGTTCTTCGAAGGCAACGCAAATGCCGCTCCCGCAACGGCATCGTCCATCCAGATGCCGTTTTGGTACAGCAGCGGGATCAGGCCAGCGGTGAAGGGAAGATCGAACGGATACCAGGTATCGGTTAGTCCGCCGGTGATCGCGCCCAGGTCGCCTTCGAAGAAGGCGGTGATAAAGTCGACGTTAAACGCATCTTGTAGTTCGAAGTCGTCGTTGACGAAGTTGATGCCCGTTAAATTGCCGTTGCGGTTGAACGGCTGCATGAAGGCGTGGAAGCGTTCGGTCGAGGTGATTCCCCAGTCGAAGTCGAGCCGGAACTGAGTGGCCATGTTGTGAAAATCGCCGCCAGCGTTTCGGCCTCCACCGTATCCGATGCGGTAATCGCCATACATGTAGAAGTGTTGTTGAACGAGGTTCGTCTCCCCGAGGAAGGTTTGGCTGGGAGGGATCATGCCGTTGAGGAAAAACGGCAGCCCCCATTCGATCAGCGGACGCTGAACCGGAACCGGGCTCTTGCCATCGTAGGGACGTCGCGATTCGGCCGCATCGTAGGTGAAGGCCGCATCGGGAAGTGGCGTCGGCGAAAAATCGCCCGCCCACGGAACCAATTGAGGCGCGTAGATGCTGCCCCCATCGAGCGTGCTGGACTCGACTGCCGAAGCGAGCCGACCGGGCATCGGTTCGCTGCTGCGAGAGGTCGCCGGTTGCGCAGGTTGCCGCGAGGCAGCCAGGGTCGCGGGCGTGGCTGCAGCGGCAGGAGCCGCCGACGGAGCGGGCAGACGCGTCGGAGTTGCGTCGGCCGCTTGATCGCGGATCACCGGCACCCCAAGCTGCACGCCGCTGCTGGCGGTCGCATACTGGCCGCGAGCGGTTGTCGCCAGCAGCGATGCAACGATCAGCAGGCTGGCGAAGATCATCGCAGCGGGGCGGCTGACGATTGGGATCGCTGAGGCATGCATGGCTGCTCGGTTCGATAGGGGAAGTAAATTGAACATGGTTAGCGAACGAAAATTTCCGTCGTTTGCGGAGCGATGTCCATGATCTGTTCGTTCATCCGACGGATCATTTCGGGGGTCGATTTGCACAACCGCATGAAGTAGGGCGGTTCCAAGCGAGCGCGGAAGCGGGCCGAGATCCGGTAGGTTCCCGGTTGACGGAACGCGTCGGCAGGGATTCGATAGCTTGCGGTTTTGACACCGTCGGGTGGAATCGAGTGGGCTTCCATGCGAATGAACGGCGGGTGGTTGAGGACCGAAAACGGAACGTTCCCCGGACGCAGGAAAGGTATTTGGTCGACGTCGACATTGACCGGCAGCGGGAATTCGCGATCGGGGCCTTTGACGTTCGTGATCAAAAACTTGGTCTGCAAGTTGAACAACTGAAGGTCCGGGCGTATCTTCCCGTTAACCACATCTTCGCTCATCAGCTCCGCAAGGTCGCCGTTGCTGTCCAAGTAGCCCGATTCCCAGACGATCCTTCCAAAGGGATCGATCAACGAAACGTTAAGCCATTGTTGCGGCTGGGCTCCCAACGACGCGGTCGGCAAGTTGTGCCCATCGCTTCCGTTGTGGACATGGATTTTGAATCGCAACGGTTTGTTGACGCGTGGTTGCGTCTTCAAGTGAGGTCCATCCAACCGCACCGCAGCCGAGAGCGTCGCGATGCCGGAATCTCGTTTCTGCACGGCGCGTTTCAAGTTGGCATCGATGATCTTCCGCGCGTCGCGGCGGTCGTCGGCATCGTCCCACGGCGGCGGGAAATGCATTCCTTGAACGCCTCGGATACTGCGTTCGAACTCCTCGGTTCCCCAACCGGCGCGCCAATCGAACGATAACCATTCGCGAGGCGACCAGCGGTCGGCCTTGGGATTGTGAGGGAAGACGCCGGGGTGGGCGATCGAATAATTGGGGCCCCAGAAATTGTGATTGGAGAATTTCCGCGGGGGACCAAACGGCTTGCCCGCCAGTTCAGCAATCGGTTCGCAAGCGTATCCGTAAGCTTTGCCAGGGGTGTGCCCCATGTGGCAATCCTGACACGAAACGCCGTTTTTCCAGGCGGGTGAGTTGCGGTATTGGTTCCAAACGACCTCCAACGCGATCCCCGGATGGACCGCCACCTGGTGGCATGGCATGCAGAACTCGCTGCGTGAGAGCGGTTCGAAGAAGCGTCCCTCCAGGTGCATCGCCTGGCCGGGTCCCTTGTCGTCGGGACTCAGTTTCAGCTTGTGCTTATCCTTTTCTGCAATCGCTTGAGCGACGCCCGAACCACCGACGTTTCCATAGACCGGGGCGTGGATATCGCCCGGTTCGATCCGACGAGCTCCGTTGACTTTGTTGTACATCTCGTTGACGCGATGGCAGGCGATGCAGGTGATCCCCTCGCGAATCACGACCGGTGCGTCGAGGATCGTCGTCGATCGCTCGACCGTTTTCATCTGCGTCGCAACGGGCATGTGGCAGCGGACGCAGAAGTAACCGACCGTCCCCTGGGACAATTCGCTGATCGTCTGTTCGAAGACCTGGAACATCGGCGAGATTCCCGCATAGGCGTGGCTGCTCGCTCGCCAGTCTTCGTAGTGTTTTGGATGGCATTTGGCGCAGGTTGCCGCCGAGGGATAGCAGTCTTCGGCCCACAAGGCCTCGTGCGGGTCGGGAGTCTTGGGCGCCTTTGTGGCAGGCGCGGCGCTATCACCGCCGCCGCGCGATCGGCGATTTCGTGGACCCAAACCGCCCAGTGGATCATCTCCTCCGCCGAGTGAAAGAGGATCGTCGCTTGGGGCTAGCGATAGCGGGTCGTCCTTTTCCAATTGAGCCATTCGATGCGCGGCGGCCAATTGGGCGCGGATCGAATTATCGGGAACGCTTGCCGCTTCGTATCGGTAGCTTCCATGGATCATGTGGCTGCGGTTGCCCACGGAATTCGCTGCCGCCGTGTACGGATCGACCGGGGCGGGGGCATTGCTAGCGGGGGGCGACATCTGTGGCATCAACAATTGAGCTGACGGGGACTGACCGTTCCATGTTGCCGTGCAACCAGGGGGCAATTGGCTGAGGATCTCTCCTGGAATCTCGGGCACCACATCTTCACTGGTCAATCCAATTCCGGAACTGCGCGGCGGCGGGTTTCCCGGCTGCGGTGGACTTTGACCGAAGCTGCTTGCGACGAACGATGCTACGACCCAGAAGGTCGAAAAGACTCGTCGATCGATTACATTCATCCCAGCCGTTCCTTTGTTTAGATATGTATTCCTTTGTTGGATCGACTATTCCGACCATCAAATCGAAATTGCTGAGAACAATCCGAGTGTCTTTCCCGACCGTCAAAGCTTGCCACAAAGTTAAACAAGAACTGCTATCAAAGGTTATTGGGGCGATCGTTGTCGTCAAAACGGAACTAGGGTTTAGATACCGCCCCGCGAATCTTGCCTGAGCGAACTGCATGAGTGTTCCCACCAACAATGTTTCGTTTTTTCGATGCCCGGTAAACGGGAAGCGTGCCACGGGTTCGTTAAAGGTAGGACGGAGACGGATTCCGGTGACCGTGCAAGACACATCGATCGAAGGCTTCACGCTGCGCGTTGAGAAGCGTTTCGTTCAGCGAGTCCGCGGCGACTACGAATGGATGTTGACGTTGCTCGATGAACGAACGCAGGTCCACCCACAATGGATGTGCACCGAAGCCAATGGAGACGCCAAGATTGGCGTGAGCCGCGGAAAGGATGCGACGCCTCAAGAGGGCGTCAAACGGAGTTGGGTGTTTTGGAGCAGTGTGCCCAAAGATGCCGGGTCGAGTGTTTCTGGAATCGCACTCGGCGGCATGCTTCTGCTGATCGTCGCGATGATCTGCCTGCCCGGAATTGGCGACGACCTTGGAACCGCGCCTTGGGTTCGGTCCTTTCTACGCGACGGGCTACGTCATCTAGGGATGTCGGTTCGGCAGTTTCTGAATTCTTGACAACCTGATAAATTGAGCGTCCTCTGTTTCGCGTCCCTCCACCAGGAAATCCGCATGACCGACGCTTCGATCGACCTCCGCGACTACATCCGCGACGTCCCCGATTTCCCAAAACCAGGGATCTTGTTTCGCGACATCACTCCGCTGCTAAAAAGCCCTGCCGCAATGTCGGCGGTGATCGATCGCTTGGCCGCTCCTTTTGAAGGGCAAAACATTGAGGTCGTCGCCGCTGCCGAAGCCCGAGGATTTATTTTCGCAGCGCCATTGGCGATCCGGTTGAATGCGGCGTTTGTGCCAATTCGCAAGCCTGGCAAGCTTCCCTTTGCGTCCCATTCGCTGACCTACGAACTCGAATATGGAACCGACACGGTTCAGATGCATGTCGATGGGGTTGCACCGATGCAACGGGTGCTGGTGTTAGACGATCTGCTGGCCACCGGTGGAACCGTGGAC from Rosistilla carotiformis includes the following:
- a CDS encoding multiheme c-type cytochrome, with the translated sequence MNVIDRRVFSTFWVVASFVASSFGQSPPQPGNPPPRSSGIGLTSEDVVPEIPGEILSQLPPGCTATWNGQSPSAQLLMPQMSPPASNAPAPVDPYTAAANSVGNRSHMIHGSYRYEAASVPDNSIRAQLAAAHRMAQLEKDDPLSLAPSDDPLSLGGGDDPLGGLGPRNRRSRGGGDSAAPATKAPKTPDPHEALWAEDCYPSAATCAKCHPKHYEDWRASSHAYAGISPMFQVFEQTISELSQGTVGYFCVRCHMPVATQMKTVERSTTILDAPVVIREGITCIACHRVNEMYNKVNGARRIEPGDIHAPVYGNVGGSGVAQAIAEKDKHKLKLSPDDKGPGQAMHLEGRFFEPLSRSEFCMPCHQVAVHPGIALEVVWNQYRNSPAWKNGVSCQDCHMGHTPGKAYGYACEPIAELAGKPFGPPRKFSNHNFWGPNYSIAHPGVFPHNPKADRWSPREWLSFDWRAGWGTEEFERSIRGVQGMHFPPPWDDADDRRDARKIIDANLKRAVQKRDSGIATLSAAVRLDGPHLKTQPRVNKPLRFKIHVHNGSDGHNLPTASLGAQPQQWLNVSLIDPFGRIVWESGYLDSNGDLAELMSEDVVNGKIRPDLQLFNLQTKFLITNVKGPDREFPLPVNVDVDQIPFLRPGNVPFSVLNHPPFIRMEAHSIPPDGVKTASYRIPADAFRQPGTYRISARFRARLEPPYFMRLCKSTPEMIRRMNEQIMDIAPQTTEIFVR
- the pheS gene encoding phenylalanine--tRNA ligase subunit alpha — translated: MALADFIRSLDDLESQAVAAFREATDNDGLEEVRIRFLGAKNGQLKSVQQQMSSVDGPDKKAAGMRLNAAKGNIQASFEQAVEQLSQRAQKSGPAPDPTLPGNPVRLGHVHPVTQTIEHLKEIMGRMGFEVVEGPEVEDPWHNFVALNIPEDHPARDPLDNFYLATAERNGSGKTYAEGDRLLRSQTSTVQIRVMENRQPPIRVISLGRVYRPDEADATHYPMFHQMEGLLIDRGVTMANLKTVLNMFATSYLGEEVKVRFRPSFFPFTEPSVEVDYWWNGSWIEFGGAGMVDPAVLTAVGYDPEEVTGFAFGLGVERLCMRRHAVTDIRDLFSGDIRFLSQF
- the rplT gene encoding 50S ribosomal protein L20, whose amino-acid sequence is MRTTKGAARTQAKKRLFKRAKGFVGGRGTLLRSVKETLLRSGAYAYRDRRVKKREFRRLWITRITAACQQRDMRYSQFIHGLKKADIQLDRKQLSELAIHDPQAFDAIVEQAKAAIA
- the pheT gene encoding phenylalanine--tRNA ligase subunit beta; its protein translation is MLVSWNWLRRYVDLPMTEPELSERLSMTGLNHEGTDVVDGETVIDLEVTSNRGDCLGHIGVAREISVLYELPLCKPQPEPAEGSGKASDSIRVTNVFSDACPRYTARVIRGVKVGPSPDWLVDALRAVGIGSVNNVVDITNFVLMECGQPLHAFDLAKLAGDEIVVRPARPEEEIEAIDHKTYTLDPEMCVIADRDRAVAVAGVMGGASSEVTESTTNLLIESAVFTPLSVRRTARKLKLHSPSSFRFERRVDPQGVDWASRRCCELILEIAGGTLEQGVVDTEPQLPAPTNVCLRLAQVERVLGVKVPDDEIRKILTALGCDEQTADVDKIHTCPPSWRHDLTREIDLIEEIARIYGYEKIPDDSPIPVAPSQKRPFDEAVSKIRDVLVGSGISEAMTPSVVPADTDELVSPWTDRQPLTTETALLKGAKTLRRSILPSLLDSRHANQAASGADAELFEVAHIYVPPAEVDGLPEEQYCVAGVSGQDFYQVKGIVETLLRRLGIAAVPDVRQVEVHGLDKAWSIELTIAGELIGYVGQLCPAVQKSLKLEKTTTCFELNLDAMLAAAHLVPQFRSVSPFPSVSRDLNLVVDEAIRWVDLAASVRAAVGPVLADLKYVETYRDPAKDGEGKKRILMSIDLQSPDSTLTNAQADAMRGDVVDRCNADHGAVLLG
- the rpmI gene encoding 50S ribosomal protein L35 — its product is MPKMKTHKGTKKRFRLSATGKAMHRKSGTSHLQARMSQKRKRNLRGTGAMDVCMEKTIHAALNGNSY
- a CDS encoding adenine phosphoribosyltransferase; amino-acid sequence: MTDASIDLRDYIRDVPDFPKPGILFRDITPLLKSPAAMSAVIDRLAAPFEGQNIEVVAAAEARGFIFAAPLAIRLNAAFVPIRKPGKLPFASHSLTYELEYGTDTVQMHVDGVAPMQRVLVLDDLLATGGTVDACCQLLEKCDAEIVGCAFVINLKGLGGEQRLKKYPLHSLLTYE
- the tnpA gene encoding IS200/IS605 family transposase produces the protein MSQSLAQVWLHIVFSTKERRPFLQDDAVRDEMFCMLAYRVKEAKCFSASVGGHFDHVHLLVGLARTVTIANLVEHIKTETSQWAKTAKNCSSRFSWQAGYGAFSVSHSQRGVVDAYIRNQEQHHQRLGFRDEFRAICKRHEIEIDERYVWD